A region of the Lycium barbarum isolate Lr01 chromosome 1, ASM1917538v2, whole genome shotgun sequence genome:
GCCATGGAAGAAGAGGGTAACCAAAACCTCCTATAATGTACTCTCTAATTTCTGCTCCTTCAGAAACATTTCCATTTAAACGATCACCACCTTCACAGAGTCTGTAAAATCCTGAGCACTTGAACAGCCTTGAAGTGGTCATACCCCCAGGCCAGCCTGTCACAATATCTAAAAAACGCATCTCGTTATCCACGATGCCTTGCAAAAGCATGCTGTAATTGTTTTCCTGATCACACCAATCATCCGAGGTTTGAATAGCGGGAAGGGTCATTACGATGTGAGTTGCATCAATTGCTCCGCAACAGTTAGGTAAaccaaatgatttttcaaattcAGACTTGATTTTTTCCATCTTACTAGGTCCTGGCCAATTAAGATGGTGCTTTGCACGTTCTTCCAGTGCTTCAATGAATCTCCAGGTAACCTGAGACACAGTGGACTGCCCAACTCCGAATGATGCCCCAACTGAAACTTGGGATTCACCAGAAGCCAACCTTCGCAACGCAATTGCAACTTGTTTCTCAACACTAAGAAGCCTTCCCTCAATGTTTATGAGACCTGAAGGAGGTCTTGAGATAAGGTCCTCCCTTACAAGTGAACATATGTAATCAAAAGTCTTCTTTGAAACACGGAAAAAATACTTGAAACCTTCCTCTTCATCACATGGTACACCAGAACCTGCAAGATATAATAGGTATAGGAGTGAGTTAATCCccgcattgcaaagaccaaaaaAGATTTATAAGAATACAAATTGCAAAaagatctcttttttttttttaaataaggaaCTCCAGTCGAGGAAGCTATTATCAACACCTCTCAGTCTTGCTTACTTGAGGAAATCAGGAGTTTTTATTCAAAATTGTCCTTTATCTGTGCAAC
Encoded here:
- the LOC132608011 gene encoding protein ANTAGONIST OF LIKE HETEROCHROMATIN PROTEIN 1; amino-acid sequence: MAPLNKSKKTKKDSKKLKKIKGKIKKDKSINIVPVENKITECDWWDSFWHKNSPTPGSGVPCDEEEGFKYFFRVSKKTFDYICSLVREDLISRPPSGLINIEGRLLSVEKQVAIALRRLASGESQVSVGASFGVGQSTVSQVTWRFIEALEERAKHHLNWPGPSKMEKIKSEFEKSFGLPNCCGAIDATHIVMTLPAIQTSDDWCDQENNYSMLLQGIVDNEMRFLDIVTGWPGGMTTSRLFKCSGFYRLCEGGDRLNGNVSEGAEIREYIIGGFGYPLLPWLITPYEGDDDEFSDSVLDFNAVHETARSVAVKAFSQLKGSWRILNKVMWRPDKQKLPSIILVCCLLHNIIIDCGDKLHPDVAVSGHHDPGYEGQSCKQIESMGRLTRDKLTKHLQITKKGGSM